CAACTCAAACAATTCAGCTTAATCTCCACCTGTTTAGGTGGTTAGGCTCTTTAGACAAATGATCAGATAAACTGGAGTTACTATTCCCCTTTCTGATTTTGTCTCGCAATCATTTAGTTTACGTAAACaacattatttgttgttttcttgtgggtgttgttgatgGCTTTGCTAAAGCTCGTACAGAGATTTAGTCATGTGGACCATTATTCACTAGCTTTCGGTCAGTATACTGAAGTTGCTCAAGTTTGCCTCTAATTTGGTTGACATTTATTGTACAGATGACTAAAAAGAAGCAGAAGGAAAACGAGAAGAGAAAAGCACTTGAGACGGTGAAGGCCAAGGAAGAACTGATATCAAAGAAGCGTCAAAGGGAAGAGAGAAGAGGAAGATATAGAGAGGAAGATAAAGCGAAGAAGAGGAAAACTCGTCGGAATGCAGAATCTTAACTGAAAGAATTCCAATCAAGCATGTCGATGAATAATGAAGACAATCCATCTAAAAAATGGCCAGAAAGAACTTTGTTGGCTGAAGGGATAGATATCGTTATCGGGTTTTCCTTCAGACTTCTTCAGAAATATACAAGCTATGTCTGTATGTCTGTAAAGCTTCCAGTGTATTTTCACTAGCTTgaaattttggtttatttttaataCATGTTGAACTTACTTTAGCAAGAGTCCAGAACGAAAAAGCTTCAAGTTATTCGTTTCGACAATCAGGTTTTGTCAAGTGTTTAATTAATTCTACAGTGTTACTGTTGATTAATCTGAACGTGATAAACACTAAAATGATGCGGTTCCATAGTGATCTACATTATAGAAGATGCTTAAGAATGCAAGACTGTTATTATACAGGAGGGAGAAAGTGACTTTAGATAAAGAGATCTAAAGTATGTAGGTAGGCTGTGGTGAAGTTAGCCAGTGACGGTGACTAATAGCCGACTTGTCTTCGGGTCATCGTGTCCAGGAGAAAAATAGAGGGTGCATTGCTGTTTCTATGTAATAATACGAGTATGTTTATTTTGCTTATCTTGAACCAAAATCGCCCACGTGTGTAATACTTGGGACCGACTAAAATcatagagaaaaaaaagaagaagagcacGCTGATATTTTGATGTCCTAGGCAGCCACCCTAGAATTCTACCgttctactccctccgttactttttaataggctggttttgtttttagagaaaattaaggaaattaagagaactaatcattgaaaatgGTCCTCATgatacttgtcaataaaagaattgaagtgaaatggtctccatgacacttgtcagcaaaagaaataTAGTGAAATGGTTCACATGAcaattgtcatcaaaagaagttaagagaaaagtggtctcagaaaattaaagtaacatttgactttcccaattaggaaaccagcctattttttttgaaacatttatttataaaaaccagcctattaaaaaagaacgtaGAGAGTACTAGACAAACATCTTATTTGTTACCAGTAAAAAGTGGAGTCTATAGAGCTTAATTCAGGACATTCATAAAATGTGTTACTTAGAAATAATCTTATATTATTTCCGTTTCTACGCAACTAAGACAAGTGATAGCATCTCTTTTGCAGGAAtggagagaatatatttttatACAAGTGATAGTATATTTTCTGCAGAAATAAAGGGAGTAATATACTTTTGCTTAATTGACTGATCATGCTGAAACATTTtgatgaaacaacaacaaaatccacagaAATGCCTATCCCCGAATAATCCAACACTGATTGATTCAATTTTTTGAGGTTAATGTCATAATGCACGGACTACTAAAAGATGCATTCCAGTGAGCTCACTAAGATTTTCAAACCATACTTGCTAGGCAACCCATTGCCCCATATGGCACTGCCAAAATTTAAGTTGGGATGAATGGCATACAAAGCAGAATTAGCTACTCATTTACGGGTGCCCTTATCAGGGGCGCAGATTCGTTTAATCAACACCTCCCACTACACTAGGCAAAATCACCCATAACTtgcaaagaaacaaaaaagaaggaaaaaagaggGGAACTGAAAAATCTTAGGTATTTGGGGGAAGAGATGAATGAATAATTATCCATTTACAATCTGCCACGTATAACGATCTTTAACCACATCCACTCTCTCTAAATTCAGATACTCATCTTCCCACTTCTGTTTTATATTAATCCCCCCAAACTCAAATCACTCtaaattattttgtgattctgCTTCTCATCAACCATTTTCAAGGTAAACTTGATTTCcttcttgcttgaattcattTTTGGGTAGTTATTATTGTTGAGTTCTTATTTAATTCAGTTATATAAGTACTTGGTTAGTTTCAGTTTTAGTTTTAGTCAGTTTTTGTTCAACAGTTTGTCTTAGTATTGCAATTCAGTAGGAGTGATAATTTTAAGGTTATGTTGATGTTTGGTAGTTTTAATAGACAAGGAATTTCATAATTTTGGTATTTTGGTTTATGTTTTATGGAGTGATAAGTTAATACAGTTTTGAGGAACTTGATACTGGCTGTTCAAACCCTAGAAAACTTAGGCTTCTGGAGTAtatttatatatgtatgtatgtgtGTGTTTGTTTCAGAATTGGATTTGGGTTTCATTATGGGGTGAAACAAAAAAAAGGTGGATTCTGTCTTACTCTTGGATTGAGATATCAACAAGTTCATGCCCATAGAATTGAAACTTGAATTTGGTTGATGTTTGTTAGTTATACTTGATTAAAGAATTAGCATCGGGTTATAACTTACTATTACTGATGTCTTATGGATAGTATTGGTTGGTGTTAATTTATTGTTCATCTTGAATAAGAAAGTTGGTTCTGATTTTCGTTTTGTTACAGTGCTGCCTTCCTGGACGAAAGGAGCACGTGTGTGTTACTAGCAAATTGATTAAATGGCTGCTTCATCAGCATGCCTCGTCGGAAATGGTTTATCCACCCCCGGTAGTAAATTAAGTCTTAACAAAGAAATTTACGGAAAATATTTGTCTCCTTCATCTTGTCTCCCGTCTTTAAGAAAAGCATCAACATCCATTGTGGTAAAAGCATCTTCGGACCAGAACCAACACGAAGGAAGAAGAGGCTTCCTAAAGCTGTTGCTTGGTAATGCTGGACTTGCTTTGCCTGCTATAGTTGGAACTGGAAAAGCTTTGGCCGATGACCAAGAAGTATCCTCTTCAAGAATGTCTTACTCTAGGTTTTTAGAGTATTTGGACAAGGATAGAGTTCAAAAGGTGGATCTCTACGAGAACGGTACAATTGCTATTGTCGAGGCTCTTTCTCCTGAGTTGGGTAACCGAGTACAGCGAGTTCGGGTGCAACTCCCAGGCCTTAGCCAAGAGCTTCTTCAGAAATTTAGAGAGAAGAACATTGATTTTGCTGCACATAATGCTCAAGAGGATTCCGGTTCTCTATTGTTTAACTTGATTGGAAATCTTGCTTTTCCTTTAATCTTAATCGGAGGTCTGTTTCTTCTATCAAGGAGATCAGGTGGAGGGATGGGCGGTCCAGGTGGTCCTGGTTTTCCCCTTAATATTGGTCAATCCAAAGCCAAGTTCCAAATGGAACCAAATACTGGTGTTACCTTCGATGATGTTGCTGGAGTAGATGAAGCGAAGCAAGATTTTATGGAAGTCGTGGAGTTCTTGAAGAAACCAGAGAGGTTTACATCCATTGGTGCTCGGATTCCTAAAGGTGTTCTCCTTATTGGTCCTCCAGGAACTGGAAAGACATTGCTTGCCAAGGCAATTGCTGGGGAAGCAGGCGTACCttttttctcaatttcaggtTCTGAATTTGTTGAAATGTTCGTCGGTGTGGGTGCTTCTAGGGTTCGTGATCTTTTCAAGAAGGCCAAAGAGAATGCACCCTGCATTGTATTTGTGGATGAAATTGATGCCGTTGGTAGGTCAAGAGGGGCTGGAATCGGAGGTGGAAATGATGAAAGAGAACAAACCCTTAACCAACTTCTAACTGAAATGGATGGGTTTGAGGGCAACACAGGTATTATCGTTGTTGCAGCAACTAACCGTGCAGATATTCTAGACTCTGCCTTATTGAGGCCtggtcgttttgatagacaggtTAGCTATTGTCCTCAGTGTTAAGTTCTTTTCACTGTTTCTTGTGATTTTGCTGGAGTGATTATTTAATACTGGACTATTTCAGGTAATGGTTGATGTCCCGGATGTACGTGGACGTACTGAGATCTTAAAGGTGCATGGTAGCAACAAAAAGTTTGAAGGGGATGTTTCCCTCGAAGTGGTAGCCATGAGAACACCTGGTTTTAGTGGAGCTGATCTTGCAAATCTCTTAAATGAGGCAGCTATATTGGCTGGTCGTCGTGGGAAAACTTCTATTTCATCGAAAGAAATTGACGATTCAATTGATAGGATTGTTGCTGGAATGGAAGGAACTGTTATGACTGATGGAAAGAGCAAAAGTTTGGTTGCATATCATGAAGTTGGTCATGCTATTTGTGGGTGAGTTCTCTAGTTGCATTGTTCTTTGTCCTCTTCTTATTATATATGAGAATATATTCTCACAACAAGAATATTCATTGTGTTACTGATTCTGCCTATGTTTTTATAGTTCAACCTGTTTCGTATTGTAGTTCTTCTATGGCATTGATTTGGAACAGTTCTCAAGTTTTCCAGTATTCTTTTGTCTTAATATGTGAAAGCTTGTTATACTGTCGGTGAAGCAGAAACCATATTGGCGTCGCTGTTTGTTAGATAAATAATGGCATCAGTTTCGATAACGAAATGTGGACTGTGCTTTTTTCTAGGATAGCATATTTTATAAGGATAAAACCTGCGGGAAGCTCCATTATAGGTGACCTCTTAGGTTCATCAAACCTTCTTGGCGACCCTGTCTTACTGTCTTAAGTTCTTTAAGTATTTATACCAAATTTTGCTTCTTAAAATTTTCTTAgagatttattttttgtatttgcaGAACTTTGACTCCAGGGCACGATGCTGTTCAAAAGGTGACCCTAGTTCCACGTGGCCAAGCACGAGGGTTGACTTGGTTCATTCCTTCAGATGATCCAACTCTGATATCTAAGCAACAACTCTTTGCCAGAATAGTCGGTGGGCTTGGAGGTAGAGCAGCGGAAGAAATAATCTTCGGTGAGTCTGAGGTCACCACTGGTGCAGCTGGTGACTTGCAGCAGATTACTGGTTTGGCAAAGCAAGTAAGTGAAATGATAACATTTAAGCATTTCCATAACAGCGATCAGGTTCTTAGAAGTGATATCTTTCAATTGACACATTTCATTGAACTGAGATTACTGCATCTGGAATGACAGATGGTAACCACATTTGGAATGTCCGACATTGGTCCATGGTCACTCATGGACACCTCAGCTCAAAGCCAAGATGTTATCATGAGGATGATGGCGAGGAATTCAATGTCAGAGAGACTAGCTGAAGACATTGATGTCGCAACTAAGCAGATATCAGACAAGGCATACGAGATCGCGTTAACTCACATACGAAATAATCGTGAAGCCATGGACAAGATTGTCGAAGTCCTTCTTGAGAAAGAAACCGTGGGAGGAGACGAATTCAGAGCAATTTTGTCTGAATTTGTTGAAATTCCAGTTGAAAATAGGGTTGAACCTGCAGCTAAATCTGCTGTAGCTGTATAAATATGAGAGAAAAGACGTACTGCATTCATCTCTAGCTTAATTTGTTGTTCAGTAAAGTAAGTCCATACAGTTCATGTTTGGATTTCGTGTAAGATAATCAAATCTGTATAATCCTTTTTCCTGCTGTTTCCAGAATCAAGATCATAAATACACATCCACTAATTACAAATCTACAAACTGTAATCAAATATGTTATTTTTACCCAAAGTAGAAAAGTGAAAGTCCCACTATTTCCAAGTGGTCTGATGGTTCTCAAACTTCCTCCCATATGGGAGGTTGGGGATGGAACCCCTGTAATAACATGAATCATAAATGTACTTAGGTGTAGTTCTAGGGATCACTGTTctaacatatcaaaaaaagaaaagaaaaaaaaagtcccaCTATTTCTCGGCAAAGCTAGAGTATGCTAAATACATCCATAAATAGGGTCTCCTCATAAAAAGGGTCTCCCCATAAATAGTGAAAGCCGAATGAGCCATGTAATTCATGTAATTAATTTTGTTCATCCTCCCCCATAGAGCAAGCTTATGAGCAACAGAATTACAAACCCTAAGTTGAAAAGTAAAAACAAACATCCGATTAAAGAAGACGAAAAAAAACTGCATATCTTTATAATTGGCATCAGTTCTTGGATCACCATCAAACCTCCTAGAAGAAAATTGGTCAATGAGATACTTGGAATGATAATGTGAGTTAGCTTTTGCTCCACAACTTTCTTCCCAAATAGCTCTAGCCTCAGCCTCCGCAGCAGATTCAACTTCAAACACAATTAAACCACAAAAAAAAGCTTTACTGGAGAAGTCCCTCATCACATAGCCTGCACCATTTTCCAGAGAGATGTCATCAGAGGCACCATTAGTGTTGCATTTTATCCATCCAAGAGGTGGGGGCATCCAATTATCATGATAGCTTATAGTGAAGCTAGAAGGGGTTTGTAGATTTGGTTTCCAAGTCAGAAGCATGGCCTTGGCTCTAGATATCACAGTAGTTAAGGTTGCTGAACACTAGGTTATTTATACTACTCCACAAGGACCAAAGGATAGTAACAAACATGCATTGGCCTTCATCAGGATTTCTAGTAACATGATCAACCAACCAGAAAGTTAACCAGTCAATAAAGGACTTGTTTATAAAAGCATTAGTGTTAACACAAAGAGAAGCAAGAAGCCAGACATGGCTAGCAAAAGGGCACAAGACTAAAGCATGCATAACAGATTCATAGGGATTAGAACATCTAGTACAATCCACATAGTTCATAGGCGTTCTAGTATGCAAAACTGTTCTAGTAGGTATAACATTTCTAGCAGctttccagatgaagatttgaaTACGATCAGGGACACGAATTTCCAAAATGCACTTCCAAAGTTTGCTACAAAGGGAAGACCTAAGTCCCCTGAGTCTCAAGTAGGCAGATTTAGAGGTGAATCTGCCATTCTTTGAAATCTCCTAAACCCTTCTATCAATGTAGTCAATCTCGGCCATTTTCCCGGTTTCGGAAAAATAACAGATGAAATTCATAATCTCGCCGAAACGAGATTCAATCGAGAATATCATCTATCTCGCCCGACTCGTTCAAATCTCGGCCGAGAGTTCTTTCAAATTCAGATGGATTTGAGTGCTTTTGATTTCGAAAAAATCTCATAAAGGCTTTCTCAAATAAAAATCAAGAGATTCACACTGATAAAATTGATTTCACCTTCTCGCAATCTACTTGTATATATAGAAATTAAGCCTTCAAACCCACTGATTTCTGAGTATACTTACAGCACCCCCAtgatttttcaaaataaaaaaaaactaagaaaataagaCCAAGAAGATTAACTCACTGAGCTATTAAGATTGAGTGAGTAACTGTAATTTTTTCCTCTGTCAAATGGATCGATCAACTTGTTAGTAGTTTGAGACAGAAATAGAGATAATGAAGGAGATGTAAAGGAGAAAAGGGAAAGAACCGGAAGGAAAACAAATTCAAAGACTTACGTGTCTTGActtaataaaaacaattaaagaaatttattACTAGATTGATTTATAAGGCAGCACAATAACCATATTTACTAGATTTTCTAAAGTAGGCACTATGGAATCTTGAATGAAAATCTCGGCCAGATATCGTTGTCTCGGACCTAGCCGAGACAGACCGAGACACGAGATAGACTACATTgcctcctatcaggagtgcacAACCGTCTTAAGGGAATGATGATGATCTTCTGAACAAAAGCATCATCAAAGTGCGTATTAAGTCTATTTATATCCCAAGATCTAGTCTCGAAGATCATAAAATAAGAAACTTCAACACTAGGGTCTGGAGGGACCAAAGGGTTGGGAGTGGCATAGCCCAAAGTTggtatccatttatcacaccaagAATCAATAAAATTGTCATATCCCACAATCCAGGAGATAAAAGGCTTAATCATATATTTTATAACATGCAAACATTTccaagtccaagaacaagtttttgaaCATTTGGCATTAAGGAAATCAGTTTTAGGGAAATCCTTAGCTTTAAGAACATTGCCTAGTAAACAATTTGGGGTTTCAATAATCTTCCAAGCATTTCTGGCTAACATAGCTATATAATTCAtctcaaattttctaaaacctagCCCACCTTCAAATTTGGGAGAACAGAGAATGTCCCAACCAAGAAGGTGCAATTTCCTATTTTTAGGGTCTAAGGTCCCCCAACTAGAATTTACACAGGTGGGAGTCCATTTTCCTATAGAGatatatagggataagaaaggcaCCCATTGATACAAAGGAATAGCCTGGCCAACATGCTTTACTAGGGTAGTTCTAGCAGCATGAGACAAAAGTCCGTGGAACCAAGTGAAAATTCTAGCATCCACAACTTGAAGGATACCCATATGGTTTGGATTTTAGAGGCATGGAAAGCTACATGAGTACCAAGATATTTCTCTTCTAAGTCTGTATTATGGATGTCAAGGATGTTAGAGAGGTGATTCATAAATGGTTCAAATAATTTTTCGTTAAATACAATACCAGATTTGTCAAAATCTGTCTCATGGCCAGAAGCCAGATAATATATACTACTGGAGATAATATTTTATGGTTTGAAAATCATTTACAGTGGATTTAGAAGACAACAGAGAATCATCAACAAAATGAAGATGGGTCATGCAGGGATCATCTTTACACACTTTATTGTCTTCCTCTAGACGTTTCCTAGTCAGAGAATCAATGTAAGAAGATAAAGCTTCAGAGCATATAATATAGAGACAAGGAGacacatgatctccttgtctcaaACCTCTTTCAGGTTTAATTAGAATAGTAGCGCTACCATTTAACAAAATAGAATAAGAAACCGTGGAAAGATATTGGTTTATTAGGTTAACCCAATGTCccgaaaaactttttttttttcactttttcaaGAAAATACCATTCCAGCTTATCTTAGGCTTTAGACATGTCAAGTTCAGTAGCAGCTATACCATGTTTACATTTATGATGGTTGACTGCATAAATAACCTCATTGGATAACATAATATTATTAGAGATACTTCTTTTGGGGACAAAAGCACCCTTATTTTGAGAAATTAAGTTGTCAATAAAAGGTTTTAGTCAAAGTTTTGGACATGAATTTATAAATGAAACTACAATGGTCTATAGGTCTATATTGAGAGACTAACTCAGTAAGAGGAACTTTAGAAATGAGGGAAATATTTGTATGATTAAAGATGCCATGTGCGAAAGCAAGTCTGTGTCATATCGACAAAAGCTTCCCAAATAATATcccaatgtttttgataaaataagCCAATCCATCTGGTCTTGGAGCTTTTTTACTCTCATTTGAAAAACAACATGCTTTATCTCCTCAACAGTGAGGGGGAAATTTAAGTGGGTATTATCATCATCAGAGAACTTCAAAGGAAGCTCCTGAAGAATTTCCTCCTGATACTGCTGGGGGTGAGAATAATATAAGGTtttaaaataatcaacaaaagattttcCTATACTATCTCTATCAGTCAAAACATTACTAGGAACATTCTTAATTCAACTAATACCATTTCTTTTCCTTCTGAAAAGAGTGACTCTATGGAAATAGGGAGAGTTTTTATGTCCTTCCAAAATCGAAACTTCTCTGGATTTATCCTTCCAATATAGTTCCTCCAGATGATACAAATGTTCCAGTCTAGCTCTAAGTCTAAATGTAGAAATAGAGTTAGTTGGGTTGGTGGTTTGAATATCAATAAATTCCTCCCACGTTGTTTTTATattagtttgaatattaccaaaagaggATTTATTCCCTGAGACCTTTTTTGATGCTTAAAAGTTTAGCCTTTAGCTTATAAGAAGGAGAACTAATAACATTAACAAACTAAGAGTTAGCTATTATGTATCTACATGTAGGATCCTCAATCCACATGGACATAAAATGAAAGGGTTTACGCATACAAACATATTCAAAGTTAAAACCAATATGCATAGGGCATTGATCAGAATAATCTCTAGGAAATTATTAACACAAAGATTAGGAAATAATTTTTCAGTAATTTAATTAATAAGACATCTATAAAATCTATCAAGAATACGATCAGGGCCCTGTAgcatattagaccaagtaaacctAGGACCATAAAAACTAGGATCATGGAGAGGAAATACATCACAAATTTTTCTAAGGTTAAAGAAATCAGtatctgaaaagacgaggttacccaaatatacctcaatctaaaacttttccacctataagtcctttctccgtaagtgattgtctatggaatgagccgagaaaatataaagaattggttcacacttcgtgtgatcgtctatggatacgagatcgagacaatacgacaacaagataacttgtgtgattgactaaggtcgagacaatacaacaacgaattatgattacttgataataggttcggacttaaccaaacactataggattgctatcaagtaactaggaattaacgtttgtgtattttacttctaattataataaatcaattataa
This DNA window, taken from Papaver somniferum cultivar HN1 chromosome 3, ASM357369v1, whole genome shotgun sequence, encodes the following:
- the LOC113356352 gene encoding ATP-dependent zinc metalloprotease FTSH 2, chloroplastic-like; translation: MAASSACLVGNGLSTPGSKLSLNKEIYGKYLSPSSCLPSLRKASTSIVVKASSDQNQHEGRRGFLKLLLGNAGLALPAIVGTGKALADDQEVSSSRMSYSRFLEYLDKDRVQKVDLYENGTIAIVEALSPELGNRVQRVRVQLPGLSQELLQKFREKNIDFAAHNAQEDSGSLLFNLIGNLAFPLILIGGLFLLSRRSGGGMGGPGGPGFPLNIGQSKAKFQMEPNTGVTFDDVAGVDEAKQDFMEVVEFLKKPERFTSIGARIPKGVLLIGPPGTGKTLLAKAIAGEAGVPFFSISGSEFVEMFVGVGASRVRDLFKKAKENAPCIVFVDEIDAVGRSRGAGIGGGNDEREQTLNQLLTEMDGFEGNTGIIVVAATNRADILDSALLRPGRFDRQVMVDVPDVRGRTEILKVHGSNKKFEGDVSLEVVAMRTPGFSGADLANLLNEAAILAGRRGKTSISSKEIDDSIDRIVAGMEGTVMTDGKSKSLVAYHEVGHAICGTLTPGHDAVQKVTLVPRGQARGLTWFIPSDDPTLISKQQLFARIVGGLGGRAAEEIIFGESEVTTGAAGDLQQITGLAKQMVTTFGMSDIGPWSLMDTSAQSQDVIMRMMARNSMSERLAEDIDVATKQISDKAYEIALTHIRNNREAMDKIVEVLLEKETVGGDEFRAILSEFVEIPVENRVEPAAKSAVAV